The Moritella sp. F3 genomic interval TCGTCACCCTGACCAGGGTTTTGATCATCAACAACCGGAATGCTTGATGTTTTAGCCACTTTACTTTTAATTACTTTGAGTACACCGTTATCCATCTTCACGACGGCATAACCATAAACATCGAGTACATTAAGGAAGAATTGGTAGTATTGCTCTTCGTTCAACAAATCATAACTGCGAACATTGACCTTGCCACGTACGCTTGGGTCTACAATCACGGTTTTATTTAAGTTTTTACCGACAACATTAATAAACTCATTAATATCGGTACCTTTAAAACTTGCAGAATAGTCTGCAGCCATCGCAACACCACTCAAACTCAGCAATATGCCTGAGGCCAAGCCGGTTAATTTTTTTCCAACGTTATTAAGGTTCATCTTAATCCTTAGCTACCTAAATTTATACAGCTCAAATGGCTACTCTGGCATACTTAAATAAATACTGTGTAATTGCCCATCACGTTCAACCGTCAATGACATTTCAGTCAAATCTCTAAGTTGTTTGGCGACTTCCATGGCTTGACGGGTATCAGTTAAATCATAACCATTTAACGATACGGCGAGATCATTGGCTTTCAAGCCAACTTCTTTAAATAATTCACGATTCTTACCCGGATTAACTCGATAACCGGATAATTTACCATTTTTACGCACTGGTGAAATACGCACATAATCAGTAATACTGGCTGGATTTTTTAATAAATCTTTACGAAGATTAGAAAGCTCTGTTGGTGCATTATTTGAGCTGGTGTCATAAGATTTTCGTTGACTGCTTGTGCGGCTGAACTCTTCACCATCAAGCATCAACGTTTCTAAATTACTTTGATATTCAATAATGATACGATCAGGAAACACCTGTTTTAATATCGCATTACTCGCGCCAATTTCATCATCAATCGCATATGTTTCTTGTTTACCTTTATATTCAATAATCGCTAATGCAAGACTGGGTTCACTACTCGCAACAAGACCTGCCAACCTTAAATTCAATCGTGTTTTTGGGGCGTCAATGTCCTGTACTACAGGTGCAGACTTTTGAGTTTGCTGCTTACCAAATAGATTTAAGCTACGCAGTGTATTTAACTCATAACTTTTAACTTGATTATTGCTACTATTCGAAATCGGTTGCCACGATATTGCAGAGTTTGATGATGTTGACGGCCATAACTGCCAAGTCAACAATGCCGATTGATAACAAAATACCGCCAATAATAAATAACAACAACAGGTCGCAATTTGTTTTTGTGGTAGCTTAATGATCAACTGCTTAAGCCCGTCTAAATTATCCATTTTTGTATTACCCTAATACAGCATGATTCCAAAATAAGGTTCGTTTACCAACGTCTGTGATGAATCTGATATGAATCGTAATTTAACCGAGTAATAGTAGCCCTATGGATTTACCGACACAAGCATTGATAACACAAAAGTAACAAAATCAGTCGAATACCGACTAAGACTTAAGACTTTTTAAGATCACAGGTAAATTACAGCACTAATCTATAAAGGATATATGAATTCTGATGATTCGCCACACTGATATAACAACACTTACAAATGAAACCATGATGAAAGAAATGTGAAATCCACTCACTAGTTTAGTTAATAAAATGTGTATTCCACATCAATAAAAGACTCTCTTACTGCTTTGTTTATCTGTTATAATCAAGTCGATTAGAACGTTTATTTGGACTATGGTTGCATTTATTATGTCAAAAAATACCAAACCAGATAGTAATGATGTGCGATTCGATAAATGGTTATGGGCAGCTCGGTTTTATAAGACCCGCGCCATTGCCAGAGAAATGATTCAAAGTGGTAAAATTCGCTACAATGATGAACGCACCAAGCCCAGTAAAACCGTTGAGTTGGGCGCAACAATAAAAATAAGACAAGGCTTTGATGAAAAGGAAGTGATCGTAAAGCAGCTTTCCGCACAAAGGAGAGGGGCACCAGAGGCTGCTACTTTGTATGAAGAAACACCAACCAGTGTTGAAAAGCGTGCACAAAATGATGTCGCGCGTAAACTGAATACATTATATAGCCCTCGCCCTGATAAACGTCCCGACAAGAAACAACGTCGAGATTTATTGCGGATAAAAAATCATTAACTTTAACATCGAGAACATTATGAGCCAGAAAGATTTATTACACCGTTACCTATTTGAAGATCACCAAGTTCGCGGTGAAATAGTTCAGCTAGAACAGAGTTTTATCGATATTTTAGAAAATCTAAACTATCCAAGACCAGTACAACGCCTACTGGGTGAATTACAAGTTGCGACCAGTTTATTGACTGCAACATTGAAATTTAAAGGTTCAATTACAGTGCAATTACAAGGCGATGGTCCTGTAACACTTGCTGTAATCAACGGTAACGAAGAACTTGAACTACGCGGCGTAGCTCGTTGGAACGGTTCAGTACCAGATACAGACAATGTAAAAGAGTTAATCGGCAAAGGCGTGATGGTTATAACTATCTCACCAGACAAAGGCGAACGCTATCAAGGTATCGTTGACCTAGGTGGTGATACGTTACAAGAATGCCTAGAAAAATACTTTGAACAGTCAGAGCAGTTAACAACGCGTTTATGGTTCCGCACTGGTAAAGTGGGCTATAGAAAACAAGCTGCAGGCATGATGTTACAAAAACTACCCGCGTCAGATGACAAGAAAAGTTCACACGAAGACTTTGAACACCTAGCAGCATTAACTGAAACGATTAAAGATGACGAATTATTTAATCTTGATGCTGAAGATGTGTTAGTTCGACTTTACCATCAAGAAAAAGTACGTTTATTTGACCCACAAACAGTATCATTTAAATGTGGTTGTTCACATGAACGTAGTGCTGCAGCATTACTTAATGTAGCAAAAGAAGAGCTACTTGAGATCATTGCTGAGAAAGGACAAATAGAGATGCACTGCGATTATTGCGGTTCACTTTATGCCTTCAATGCTGGTGATGTAGAAGATATACATACGCCACAAATAGGCAACCCTGTACACTAAGTTAATGCAAATTAGAGTGTATTAAATACACCGTCAAGCATAGCTCTGTATACAAAATTTAATAATAAGGGTGCCGTTAGTGCGCCCATTATTGAAATAATTAAACCCAACTTAATTTAATCTGAAACAATAAATTAAACTCTGTACCCCCAGGAGATACCAATGACAGACGTAAAAAATAATAATACAGTTATTGGCGCCACTATCGATCTTTCGGTATATGGCATCAAGGACGTTGAAGAAATCGTATATAACCCTTCTTATGAACTGCTTTTTGAAGAAGAAACGAAAGCCGGTCTTGTCGGTTATGAAAAAGGTACAGTAACTGAATCAGGTGCAGTCGCTGTTGATACTGGTATCTTCACTGGTCGTTCACCAAAAGACAAATACATTGTACGTGACGACACGACACGCGACACGGTATGGTGGTCAGATCAAGGTAAAAATGATAACAAAGCGATCAGCCAAGACGTATGGAATGATCTTAAAACGCTAGTAACACAACAACTATCAACTAAGCGCTTATTCGTGGTTGATACTTACTGTGGTGCAAATGCGAATACCCGTCTTAAAGTACGTTTCATCACAGAAGTTGCATGGCAAGCGCATTTCGTTAAAAACATGTTCATCCGTCCTAGCGAAGCAGAATTAGCAACGTACGAACCAGATTTCGTTGTAATGAATGGTGCTAAATGCACAAACCCTAACTGGGAAAAACAAGGTTTGAACTCTGAAAACTTTGTGGCATTCAATTTAACAGAAAAAATTCAACTTATTGGTGGTACTTGGTACGGCGGCGAAATGAAAAAAGGTATGTTCTCTTACATGAACTACTTATTGCCGCTGCAAGGTATTGCATCAATGCATTGTTCAGCAAACGTCAGCACTGAAGGTGAAACAGCAATCTTCTTTGGCCTTTCAGGTACCGGTAAAACAACGTTATCAACAGATCCAAAACGTCAATTAATCGGTGATGATGAACATGGCTGGGATGATGATGGCGTATTCAACTTTGAAGGCGGCTGCTACGCAAAAACAATCAAGTTAAGTGCAGAAGCTGAACCTGAAATTTTCGGCGCCATTCGTCGTGATGCATTACTTGAAAATGTAACCGTACTTGACGGCGGCGTTGTTGATTATGATGATGGCTCTAAAACAGAAAACACCCGTGTTTCTTACCCTATCGAACATATCGAAAATATCGTTAAGCCGATCTCAAAAGGCGGTCACGCGAATAAAGTAATTTTCTTAAGTGCGGATGCATTTGGTGTTTTACCGCCAGTATCTAAACTAACGCCAGAGCAAACTAAATACCATTTCCTGTCAGGCTTTACAGCTAAGTTAGCAGGTACTGAGCGTGGTATTACAGAACCGACGCCAACATTCTCAGCCTGTTTCGGCGCGGCGTTCCTTTCTCTTCACCCGACTAAATACGGTCAAGAGTTAGTAAAACGTATGGAAGCATCTGGTGCGCAAGCTTACCTAGTTAATACCGGTTGGAATGGCACTGGTAAACGTATTTCAATTAAAGATACACGTGCAATCATCGATGCAATCCTTGATGGCTCTATTGAGAAAGCGGAAAGTAAAACAATCCCTTATTTCAATCTAGAAGTACCAACTACACTACCTGGTTGTGACACTAATATCCTTGACCCACGTGATACATATGAAGATGCAAACGTATGGGAAGAGAAAGCTGTAGACCTAGCTAAACGTTTCGTGAGCAACTTCGAGAAGTTCACTGATAACGAAGAAGGCAAAGCACTACTTGCTGCTGGTCCACAACTGTAAGAGTCTATTTAAATAAGTAATTAACATTACACCTGTTTAAATAATAAAAAAATGCCAGTGTCGAGTCATCGATCTGGCATTTTTTATACCTCCAATAACGAAAATGAGCTATTCGGCCACGCTATTGCTATAATTTCCTCTCAATACCAACTAACAAGGTCACCGCATTGGCTATATCAAACTTAATCACTCGAGTCGGCTGGGAAACCTTAGATAAACGTCTAAAATTCCTCTGGAAAGAAGAAAGACCAAGAGTCACAAAAGTTGTGTCTTGGGCCGCATCTTTAGGTGATCGCAGTGAAAATGCTGACTACAAAGAAAATAAACACTTACTTCGTACTATCGACCGTGAAATTCGATTTTTAGTCAAACGTCTGGAAGTATTAGAGATCGTCGATTATCGACCACAGCAAGATGGCACTGTCTATTTTGGCGCATACGCCGAATTAGAAGATGATGACGGCGAAACGATCCAATGTCGGATTGTCGGGCGTGACGAGTTAGACCCAAAACGTAATTTTGTGACTGTTGACTCGCCAATGGCAAAGGCTCTTATCGGTAAACAAGTCGATGATGAAGCGGTCGTACACACGCCTGCAGGTACAAAAACTTGGTATATAAACAAGATCCAATACACTCCCTTTATCGGCTAATCACCAATTAAGTCATCAATCTATTCATTTTAAGGATCCAAATTGTCTAAATTAGCTACTCTTATCGCGCAAGAAATTAATGCGCACGTCCGCCAAGTTAACGCGGCAATAACCCTGCTCGATGACGGCTCAACCGTCCCTTTTATCGCTCGCTACAGAAAAGAAGCGACAGAAGGTTTAGATGATGGTCAATTAAGAACATTAGAGCAACGCCTATCTTACTTACGTGAATTAGAAGTTCGTCGTGACACCATTTTAAAAAATATCGCGGAACAAGATAAGTTGACCCCGCAATTAACAGCCTTAATCAATGCAGCAGAAACAAAGACACGTTTAGAAGATCTATACCTCCCTTTTAAAACAAAGCGCCGTACCAAAGGGCAAATAGCCATTGAAGCGGGACTAGCACCATTAGCAGACGCTTTGATTACCGAACCACGACAGCAACCATTACAATTAGCAAAGCAATTTATACACGCAGACTCTCATTTCGCAGAACCAGAGCAAGTGTTAGAAGGCGCTAAATTTATTCTGATGGAAAAAGCCAGTGTCGATGCCGAGCTTATTGCGAAGGTACGTAAACAATTACTTGCACATGCAACACTCGAATCCAAAGAAAATAAAAAATCAGCCATCGAAGACAGTAAATTTAAAGATTACTTTAGTCACAGTGAAGGGATCAGTAAAGTACCCTCACACCGAATGTTAGCCATGTTACGCGGTAAAAATGAAGGTGAGCTACAAATCGGCTTAAATGCAGATCCTGAGTTCACCGACAAAAATGCAACCAGCTATTGTGAAGTGATCATCGCTAAACACCTCGGTATTCATTATCAAAATAAACCTGCGGATGAATGGCTAAAATCTGTTGTTCACGGCAGTTGGAAACAAAAATTACTGAGTCAATTAGAAACTGAACTGATTGGTAAAATGAAAGAGTCTGCCGAAATTGAAGCAATCAAAGTATTCGCCGCCAACCTAACAGCATTGCTCATGGCCTCGCCAGCGGGACCAAAGGTAACACTCGGACTTGATCCTGGATTACGTACAGGTTCAAAAATTGCAGTCGTTGATGCAACCGGTAAATTACTCGATCACACAACCATCTATCCGCATGTACCACAAAAGCAGTGGCAGCAATCACTATCAACGCTAGCAACGTTATGCCAACGCTATAAGGTCGAGTTAGTCAGTATTGGTAACGGCACCGCCTCTCGAGAAACAGATAAATTAGTCGCGGAATTAATCACAGCTAAACCAGAACTCAAGTTACAAAAAATCATCGTCAGTGAAGCAGGTGCATCGGTATATTCAGCATCAGAATTGGCTGCTAATGAATTTCCACAACTCGATGTATCTATTCGTGGCGCTGTATCTATTGCGCGACGTTTACAAGATCCACTTGCTGAATTAGTTAAGATTGACCCTAAAGCAATTGGTGTAGGCCAATATCAACATGACGTCAACCAAACCTTATTATCCAAACAGCTCGATATCGTTATTGAAGATTGCGTAAATAAAGTGGGGGTTGATGTTAACTTAGCGTCTGCAGCCCTACTTTCACGCGTGGCTGGATTGAATAAAACAATTGCCGAAAATATCGTCCATTATCGAGATAACAATGGCCCTTTTAGCAAGCGAAATGAATTAAAAAAAGTTGCGCGTTTAGGGCCGAAAGCCTTTGAACAATGTGCAGGTTTTTTACGTATTTTGAATGCTAAAGATCCATTAGACAGCTCAGCGGTACATCCTGAGTCATACCCAGTAGTGAAAGACATCACCCAGCAAACAGGTAAAAAAATTACCGAGATCATGGGCAACAGCGAACTGCTTAAATCGCTTAATCCGCAAGATTACACCAATGCTAAATTCGGTATTCCGACTATTCGAGATATTCTGCAAGAATTAGAAAAACCAGGTCGAGATCCAAGGCCTGAATTCAAAACAGCTACGTTCAAAGAAGGCATTGAAAAGATAACAGACTTAAAGCCAGGCATGCTGCTGGAAGGTATTATCAGTAACGTCACAAACTTTGGTGCATTTGTTGATATAGGTGTTCATCAAGATGGTTTAGTGCATATATCAGCACTGACAAATCGCTTTGTTAAAGACCCGCATGAAATCGTTAAAGCAGGACAAATCGTCAAAGTAAAAGTAACCGAAATTGATGTGCCAAGAAAGCGAATTGCACTGACCATGCGTTTAGATGATGAGATAACAGCAAGTAATAATACAGGCGAAGTAAGTCGCCCTACGTCTTCAAATACGCAAGATAGAAACAGGCAAGCAAAACCTCAGCCACAGAAGAAAATGGATAGCAGAGCACCGTCATTCTCAAACAACGCTTTTGCAGATGCTTTCGCGAGCGCTAAAAAACGTTAATCAATCATATTAATTCATGTAATAAAATGGCGAACTTAGTTCGTCATTTTTTTATCTACGATTTACATGTTTTTTCATCTACGTGTTCATAAACTGCAGATAAAAAAAAGGCCGCCGAAGCGACCTTTCTATATATTGTTTAAACTAATCGAAATTAAGCGATTACTTTAGAAACAACACCAGCACCAACAGTACGGCCACCTTCACGGATAGCGAAGCGTAGACCTTCTTCCATCGCGATTGGGTTGATTAGCTCAACAACAAACTTAAGGTTGTCACCAGGCATAACCATTTCAACACCTTCTGGAAGCTCTACAGCACCAGTGATGTCAGTTGTACGGAAGTAGAACTGTGGACGGTAACCTTTAAAGAAAGGAGTGTGACGACCACCCTCTTCTTTAGAAAGTACGTATACTTCAGATTCAAACTTAGTATGTGGAGTGATTGAACCAGGCTTAGCTAGTACTTGACCACGTTCAACGTCTTCACGTTTAGTACCACGTAGAAGTGCACCAATGTTCTCACCAGCACGACCTTCGTCAAGCAGTTTACGGAACATTTCAACACCAGTACATGTAGTAGTAACAGTTTCGCGAATACCAACGATTTCTACTGAATCACCAACGTTAACGATACCTTGCTCAACACGACCAGTTACAACAGTACCACGGCCAGAGATTGAGAAAACGTCTTCGATAGGCATAATGAAAGGCATATCGATAGCACGTTCTGGATCAGGGATGTATGAATCTAGCGCTTCAGCTAGTTCAATGATCTTGTCTTCGTACTCTTTTTCGCCTTCAAGAGCTTTAAGAGCAGAACCCTGGATAACTGGTAGGTCATCACCTGGGAAATCATATTCAGAAAGAAGTTCACGAACTTCCATTTCTACTAGTTCAAGTAGTTCTTCATCATCAACCATATCACATTTGTTCATGAATACGATGATGAATGGAACGCCAACCTGACGAGAAAGTAGGATGTGCTCACGTGTTTGTGGCATAGGGCCATCAGTAGCAGCAACAACTAGGATAGCGCCGTCCATTTGAGCAGCACCAGTGATCATGTTTTTAACATAATCGGCGTGACCAGGGCAATCTACGTGTGCGTAGTGACGGTTAGGTGTATCATATTCAACGTGTGAAGTGTTGATCGTGATACCACGTTCTCTTTCTTCAGGAGCGTTATCGATTGATGCGAAATCTTTAGCTTCACCACCGTATACTTTTGCAAGTACGTTTGTGATTGCTGCTGTTAGAGTTGTTTTACCATGGTCAACGTGACCAATTGTACCTACGTTTACGTGGGTATTACTACGTACAAATTTTTCTTTAGACACGACGTGTACCTTCTTATTATCAGTTAAGCCTTTATCTTATGATAAAGACTACCAAAGTTAAACTTTATTTCGCTTCAATAATTTTGTCAGCGATGTTTTTTGGAGCTTCGTTATACTCAAGAAATTGCATTGAGTATGAAGCACGGCCCTGAGTTGCTGAACGTAGAGCGGTTGCATAACCGAACATTTCAGACAAAGGAACCTTAGCATGGATAATTTTAAGACCAGCGTGGCCATCATCCATACCATCGATCATGCCGCGACGACGGCTTACGTCACCTACAACATCACCCATCCACTCCTCAGGAGTGGTAATTTCTACTTTCATCATTGGCTCAAGCAAAGCAGGATTTGCATCCAAAGCACCTTGTCTGAAACCAAATGAAGCCGCGACCTTGAATGCCATTTCATTGGAATCAACATCGTGGAATGAACCTCCATAGAGTGTAACACGAACATCCATTATTGGATATCCTGCTAGCACACCTTGGTCCATCTGATCTTTACAACCTTTTTCAACCGCTGGGATGAATTCACTAGGAACCTCACCATCAACGATTTCATTCACAAATTCATAACCAGCACCCGCTTCAAGCGGTTCTAGTTTCAGCAGAACATGGCCATATTGACCTTTCCCGCCTAATTCGCGAATGAATTTACCTTCTGCTTTAACTGAATCACGAATTGATTCACGATATGAGACTTGAGGCTTACCAACGTTGCATTCAACGTTAAACTCACGACGCATACGGTCAACAATAATGTCCAGATGAAGTTCACCCATACCAGATATCAGTGTTTGTGCTGACTCTTCGTCAGTTTCAACACGGAACGATGGATCTTCCGCCGCTAATTTACTTAGCGCGATAGCCATCTTATCTTGATCGGCTACTGTTCTAGGCTCTACTGCAATTTGGATAACCGGTTCCGGAAAGTCCATACGCTCAAGGATAACCTTATGATTACTATCACAAAGTGTGTCACCAGTAGTAACATCCTTAAGACCAATCGCAGCAGCAATATCGCCGGCACGGATCTCTTTCAATTCTTGACGATCATTCGCATGCATTTGCACAATACGACCTAAACGTTCACGCTTCTGCTTAACAGAATTATAAACGCTATCACCAGTATTAACCACACCTGAATATACTCGCATAAATGTGAGTGTACCAACAAACGGGTCAGTGGCAATCTTAAAGGCTAATGCAGCAAACGGTGCATCGTCATCTGATGGACAAGTAATTTCATTCTCGTCAACATCAATACCATTGATATCTTTCACTTCCGTTGGGCTAGGAAGAAATTCAACCACTGCGTCAAGTACCGCTTGTACACCTTTATTTTTAAAGGCAGAACCACAAGTCGCAAGTACGATCTCGTTGTTCAGCGTGCGTTGACGTAAACCAGCTTTAATTTCTTCTTCAGATAATTCACCTTCTTCAAGGTATTTATCCATAAGCTCATCGTTAGCTTCAGCGGCAGCATCAACTAATTCTTCATGTAATTCTTCTGCACGCTCAAGTAGATCTGCAGGAATTTCGCCATAACTAAATGACATCCCTTGATCTTCGTCATTCCAGCTAATTGATTTCATCTTAATTAAATCAATTACGCCTTCAAACTCATCTTCCGAACCAATATTTAACTGGATAGGAACACAGGTTGCGCCCAAACGATTACGAATTTGGTCAATTACAGCTTCAAAATTCGCACCGGTGCGATCCATCTTATTAACGAATACAACACGTGGTACTTGATATTTATCAGCTTGACGCCAAACCGTTTCAGATTGTGGTTCAACACCTGATGCACCACAAAAAACGACAACTGCGCCATCAAGCACTCGCAAAGAACGTTCTACTTCAATCGTGAAGTCAACGTGTCCAGGAGTATCAATGATGTTGATACGATGCTGCTTAAATTGCGCATCCATACCTTTCCACATTGTTGTTGTCGCTGCAGAAGTAATGGTAATACCACGTTCCTGCTCCTGCTCCATCCAATCCATAGTGGCAGCGCCATCATGAACTTCACCAATCTTATGTGAAAGACCAGTATAGAATAAAACACGTTCTGTAGTTGTAGTTTTACCCGCATCAACGTGAGCAACAATACCAATATTACGGTAGAGCTCGATCGGAGTTGTACGTGCCACAATAAATCCCTTACTAGGAAGCCTAGACAGAAAGTAGTTGACGCAGATTAATAATCTGCGTCAAAAAATTACCAGCGATAGTGAGCAAATGCTTTATTCGCGTCAGCCATACGGTGAACGTCTTCACGTTTCTTAACCGCAGAACCTTTGTTTTCAGCAGCGTCGAATAGCTCTCCAGCTAGACGAGCAGCCATTGATTTTTCACCACGTTTACGTGCTGCTTCAACTAACCAACGCATAGCTAGTGCATTACGACGAGAAGGACGAACTTCTACTGGCACTTGGTAAGTTGAACCACCAACACGGCGAGATTTAACCTCAACCGATGGACGAACGTTGTCTAGAGCGATTTCGAAAAGCTCTAGGTGTGTTTTATCTTCGCTTTTTGTAGCGATAGTTTCTAGCGCACCATATACAATCGCTTCTGAAGTAGATTTTTTACCGTCTACCATTACGATGTTGATGAATTTTGCTAGGATTTCTGATCCGAATTTTGGATCTGCTAAAATTTCTCTTTTAGCTACGACGCGACGTCTTGGCATCTCTTATTCCTCGTTGTGCTTCAGGTATTACCCAAAACTAATAAATAGTTAACAGTTTGCTTGGCCTTACTAAACGAAGAATTATTAATTCTTAGGGCGTTTAGCACCGTATTTAGAACGACCTTTACGGCGATCACTAACACCAGCTGTATCTAACGCACCACGAACTGTATGGTAACGAACACCCGGTAAATCTTTAACACGACCGCCACGGATTAAGATAACGCTATGTTCTTGAAGGTTATGACCTTCACCGCCGATGTATGAAGTAACTTCATAACCGTTAGTTAGACGAACACGAGCTACTTTACGTAATGCCGAGTTAGGTTTTTTAGGAGTAGTAGTGTATACGCGAGTACAAACACCACGACGTTGTGGACAAGCTTCTAGAGCAGGAACGTTAGTTTTTGTAACGTTTCTTACGCGAGGCTTGCGTACTAATTGGTTAGTAGTTGCCATTTAAAATAGCTCCGTTGAGTTTTTTACGTGTGAAAAATCATCCCTAATATAGGGACGCAGAATTTTAGTCATTGCGCCTTTAGCTGTCAAGCATAAGAACAGTATTATTGAAAATAAATCAGTTTATTTACCAATAAATCGTAAATAAAGCGCTTTTACAACACTACGGGAGAAAAACTTACCCATAGTTTATAGCGCGACAATGAAAGATTCGTATAGATCAGACCCTATTAATTCCAGGTCTGAGTTTGTAGATGCACGGTAGTGAGATTAACAAATTCAGGGTAGCTAACTTGCTTACCTAAAATACACTTAAGTCCTCGTGCTTTTAAATCTTCACTCAAAGTATAAATACTTATCTGTGATGTGAGATCTTGAAGTATTTTAGCATATTTATGCTGTGATGCAGTAATAACGACAGCATCTTGGATAAAGATCACCGCATCGCCATCATTGAAATAGGCAAGGCTATCAATAAATGTATTTTTTGAGAACGGCGATGACTTAATAATATGAAGCATAGTTTTATCACCAATCAAAAATTCAAAATAATGGCATGCTGACGAATACGCTGATTAATTTCAGCTTGCGATAAACGTTCAGCATCGATAATCAACTCAGCGTCACTGATACCTCGCTCTAATAACGAATCGACGCATACATAGATGTTTTCAATATCATATAACTCAAACAGTCCAAATGTAGGCGCAAAATCACGACAAGCGATCATCTGAGGCTGTTGTCGACTTATTAACTGGTAAACACCATCACCGATAAAAAATAC includes:
- the fusA gene encoding elongation factor G, giving the protein MARTTPIELYRNIGIVAHVDAGKTTTTERVLFYTGLSHKIGEVHDGAATMDWMEQEQERGITITSAATTTMWKGMDAQFKQHRINIIDTPGHVDFTIEVERSLRVLDGAVVVFCGASGVEPQSETVWRQADKYQVPRVVFVNKMDRTGANFEAVIDQIRNRLGATCVPIQLNIGSEDEFEGVIDLIKMKSISWNDEDQGMSFSYGEIPADLLERAEELHEELVDAAAEANDELMDKYLEEGELSEEEIKAGLRQRTLNNEIVLATCGSAFKNKGVQAVLDAVVEFLPSPTEVKDINGIDVDENEITCPSDDDAPFAALAFKIATDPFVGTLTFMRVYSGVVNTGDSVYNSVKQKRERLGRIVQMHANDRQELKEIRAGDIAAAIGLKDVTTGDTLCDSNHKVILERMDFPEPVIQIAVEPRTVADQDKMAIALSKLAAEDPSFRVETDEESAQTLISGMGELHLDIIVDRMRREFNVECNVGKPQVSYRESIRDSVKAEGKFIRELGGKGQYGHVLLKLEPLEAGAGYEFVNEIVDGEVPSEFIPAVEKGCKDQMDQGVLAGYPIMDVRVTLYGGSFHDVDSNEMAFKVAASFGFRQGALDANPALLEPMMKVEITTPEEWMGDVVGDVSRRRGMIDGMDDGHAGLKIIHAKVPLSEMFGYATALRSATQGRASYSMQFLEYNEAPKNIADKIIEAK
- the rpsG gene encoding 30S ribosomal protein S7, with translation MPRRRVVAKREILADPKFGSEILAKFINIVMVDGKKSTSEAIVYGALETIATKSEDKTHLELFEIALDNVRPSVEVKSRRVGGSTYQVPVEVRPSRRNALAMRWLVEAARKRGEKSMAARLAGELFDAAENKGSAVKKREDVHRMADANKAFAHYRW
- the rpsL gene encoding 30S ribosomal protein S12, which produces MATTNQLVRKPRVRNVTKTNVPALEACPQRRGVCTRVYTTTPKKPNSALRKVARVRLTNGYEVTSYIGGEGHNLQEHSVILIRGGRVKDLPGVRYHTVRGALDTAGVSDRRKGRSKYGAKRPKN
- the tusB gene encoding sulfurtransferase complex subunit TusB, translating into MLHIIKSSPFSKNTFIDSLAYFNDGDAVIFIQDAVVITASQHKYAKILQDLTSQISIYTLSEDLKARGLKCILGKQVSYPEFVNLTTVHLQTQTWN
- the tusC gene encoding sulfurtransferase complex subunit TusC, with the protein product MLRAAFVTRQVPHGTSLARETQDAILATSALTESLSVFFIGDGVYQLISRQQPQMIACRDFAPTFGLFELYDIENIYVCVDSLLERGISDAELIIDAERLSQAEINQRIRQHAIILNF